In the Sedimentisphaera cyanobacteriorum genome, GCCATCCGTGCCATCTGTGGGTAATAATTTTACCAAAAACCATATCTCCTTTGTGTGTTTAGAGCCCTTAGTGGTAAGACAAAAAGCAAATCTTCGAAATCAGCCGGTTGAATTTTAAAGTTTGTGAACATCTGATTTGATATTATCGCTAAATCCGATAAACTGAGAGCAAGTGTTAACAAACTAAACAAGGAAAGGGGTAAAGATGTCCCGATTAGTTATAATATCAAACAGGCTTCCGGTAAACGTAACCAAGCAGGACGGTAAATTCGGCTACCGAGACAGCGTAGGCGGAGTTGCCACGGGTATATCTTCACTCACCGGCCACGGCGAGAAGATATGGTTCGGCTGGCCCGGGATCCCCTCAGAGGCTCTTACAAAAAAAGAAAAGAAAGAGGCATCAGAAACGCTCACTGAGAGAGGGTGCTATCCGGTATTTTTGTCAACAGATCAGATAGACAATTTTTATTCAGGATTCTGCAACAGAACCATCTGGCCTCTTTTCCACTACTTCTCCGAGCTTTCAATATACGACGAGGCCTTCTGGCAGGCCTATAAATCCGCCAACCAGCTCTTCTGCGACGAGCTTGTCAAGCATGTGAACGAGGACGACTTCATCTGGGTGCATGATTATCAGCTTATGCTTCTTCCCGAGATGATAAGAGAAAAGCTTCCCGAGGCGCAGATAGGGTTTTTCCTTCACATTCCGTTCCCGTCATTCGAGCTTATGAGGGAGCTGCCCAGGAGAAGCGAGCTGCTGAACGGTATCCTCGGCGCAGACTTAATCGGCTTTCACGAATATGACTACGTAAGACACTTTTTGAGCAGTGTTTACAGGATATGCGGATGCGAACACCACCTCAGCAAGCTCCAGATCGATAATCGGCAGATAAGGGTGGATGCCTTCCCGATGGGGATAGACTACGAAAAATATGCCTCAATCCCCGAGAAATTCAGGGATAAGCCCGTGAAGGATGAACAGCCCAAGATTATCCTCTCTGTTGACCGGCTGGACTACACCAAGGGCATACCAAACAGGCTCGAGGCATACGAAAGCTTTCTCAGCAAATACCCCGAATATCATGGTAAGGTGCGTCTTGTCATGATTGCCGTTCCAACGAGGACGGAGGTGGAGGAGTATGCGAGCCTGAGGGAAACAATCGAGAAGGACGTAGGACGCATCAACGGAAAATACAGCACTGTTGACTGGACGCCGATTTCGTATATGTTCCGCAGCCTTCCGTTTGACGAGCTCTCAGAATTCTACTACCGCGGGGATATTGGGCTTATCACGCCCCTGCGAGACGGTATGAATCTCGTGGCGAAGGAATTCATAGCTGCCCAGAAAAACAAAGACCATCAGGCAGTTCTGATTCTCAGCGAGATGGCAGGCGCTGCAAGCGAGCTTTCCGAGTCTATAGTAATCAATCCGCACCACAAGGACCAGATTGTGGATGCGATAAAGACCGCCCTCGATATGCCCCAAGACCAGAGAGCCAAAAGAAACAAAATGATGCAGGGCAGAATCTCCAGATACACTGTCGGCCGGTGGGCTACAGAGTTCATCGTAAGCCTTAAGGAGATAAAGAAAGAACAAAGCAGGCTCAGAACCAAATACTTCACTCGTCAGCATCAGCAGAATGCTGTTGAGGAGTATAACAATTCTGATAAAAGGCTTATTCTTCTCGACTACGACGGCACTCTCGCCCCGTTCTCGAGGCTCCCGGAAGATGCGATGCCCTGTCAGGACATTATAGAAACACTGAAAGGCCTATGCACAAATGAAAAGAATACCGTTGTAGTAATAAGCGGCAGAGATAAGGACACGCTTTCCAACTGGCTCGGGGCTCTGCCTTTGAACCTCGCGGCAGAACACGGGGCTTTCTATAAAAGCGCCGGGGGAGACTGGGAATCAGCCATAAACGCTGAGAGCAACTGGAAAGAGATGATAAAGCCCATATTGGAGCTTACAGTTGACAGAACTCCCGGCTCGCTTATAGAGGAAAAGTCTTCCTCTCTTGTATGGCATTTCAGAAAGAGCGAACCGGACCTCGCAAAGCTTCGTACGCAGGAGCTTAAGGATACGCTTATGATGATGGCAGCAAATCTCAATATTGGGGTCTTCGAGGGAAACAAGATTGTTGAGGTTAAGCCGGTAAGCGTGAATAAAGGACAGGCCGCAGGCTACTGGACGGCCAAGGAAGACTGGGATTTTATCTTCTGCGCAGGCGATGACTGCACAGATGAAGATATGTTTGAAGCCATGCCTGAGGGGTCTGTTTCCTGCAAGATAGGCAAAGGCATTTCAGCTGCTAAATACAAGCTCAACAGGCCTCAGCAGCTTCGTGAATTTCTTAAACAGCTTAAATAACAATTACACAACATTTGAGGAATCAATGCAGAATCTCGACTACGGAATTATCGGCAACTGCAAGAGCGCAGCATTAGTGAGCAAGCAAGGCAGTATAGACTGGTGCTGCCTTCCGGATTTTGATTCACCTTCGGTATTTGCCAAGATACTCGATAAAAATATCGGAGGGAGCTTTTCTCTGGAAGCAGCAGATAACTACCAGATTACGCAGAAATATATCGACAAGACCAACGTCTTGGCCACCGAATTCAGCAACGGCGAAGATGCGTTTTGCGTGTATGATTTTATGCCCAGATACAAAACCGAGGCCGGATTTTATCACTGCCCGCCTGAGGTTGTTCGGTTCATAAGGCATATCAAGGGCGAACCTGAGGTAATGATCAAGTGCGACCCTCGGCCTGCCTACGCCAAGGACGGAACTGTGGTAAGCAAGAACGGCGAATACATAAAATACTCCACTAAGAAAGGGGCTTATGAATCTGTTTATCTCTACACTGATTTCAGCTTCGATGATGTGATTGCCTCCAAGCCGGTAAAAATCACCACAAACCACTTCCTTCTTCTGGGCTACAATCAGAAGCTTTTCCGCCCTGATTTAGACTGGATCGAGCTTGAATACCAGCGAACAAGGGTTTACTGGATGGGCTGGGTGTCTAAAACTAAGGTTTACACCAACTACCAGAAAGAGGTTGAGAGAAGCTCCCTTGTGCTCAAGCTGCTTGCATACCAGAAGACAGGTGCTATTCTCGCAGCCGCCACGACAAGCCTGCCTGAAACAATCGGAGAGGTTCGAAACTGGGACTACCGCTACTGCTGGCTGAGAGATGCGTCGATGACAATCAGCATTCTCACAAGGCTCGGACATTACAACGTAGCAAGACGCTTCCTCAGGTTTCTGCTGGATATAATCCCGTACAAAAACGAAAAGATTCAGATTATGTATCCGATTAACCACCGCGGGGTGCTCAAGGAAAAAGAGCTTCCTTGGCTGGATGGATATGAAAATTCAAAGCCGGTGCGTATTGGAAATGCCGCAGCAAGGCAGAAGCAAAACGACATATACGGGATTGTGCTTGATGCAATTTGGGAGAGCCTTGTATTCTTCCACGACTCAATAGACAACAAAGAAGACCTCTGGACGGTAACCAGAACCCTCGCGAGGCATATAAAAAACAACTGGCAGAAGCTCGATTCAGGTATATGGGAATTCCGCACCGAACAGAAACACTTCACCTTCTCCAAACTGCTCTGCTGGGTTGGCATGGACAGGGCTGCAAGGATTGCAAACTTCTTCGGGAAAAGCGAAGAGGCCAACAGCTATATCAAACTGCGTGAGGTTATAAAGAAAGATATTCTCAAAAAGGGCAGAGACCCGAGAACCAACACGCTTACGCAGTATTACGGGTCTCAGTCTATCGATGCGGCGAATCTGCTGGCCAATGAATACGGTTTCCTTCAGGCGAGCGATCCAACTTACGTTAATACTGTGCTTGAAACTCATAAAGACCTCTGCAGGGACGGGCTGATGTATCGTTATAAGACATCGGACGATTTCGGGACTCCGAAATCCAGCTTCACGACCTGCACTTTTTGGATGATAAAGTGCCTTTTTTTCATAGGCCGGCGAAAAGAGGCAACAGAAAACTTCGAAAGGGTTCTCAGCTACGGCAACCACCTCGGGCTTTTCAGCGAAGATATAGACTTTGAAAGCAAGCGTCTTCTCGGGAATTTTCCGCAGGGGTATTCGCATATCTCGCTTATAGATACAGCCCTTACAATTTCTGAAAGCCCGTACTGGCTCAAAAACGCAGACGACTTTAAGCCGTAATGATTATTCGCCGGACTTGCCTCTGCCTTGTCTTGTGTAAAACATCATCCCTGCGGCGCTGACGTAATTGCGGAATATATCCCATTCGGCCTTTATCAGCTCCATGGAGTTTTGCCAGCGAGCCTGATGCTTTTCTGTGAGGGTGTCTTTGCGGAAGCTGCAAAGCTCGCTGTACTGCTGCAGTACCGAGTCGCTGCAGGCATCTATCGAAAACCTTTCAGCTGTTTTCTCTGAGCATTTGCGCATAGCCTTTTTCTCATCTTCAGGCAGTTCTAAAAACTCGCCGATTCTCTCAGCGAATGAATCGGCATTTTCATTCTCCACCATAAGCCCGTTTTTCCCGTCTTCGAGGATATCGTCAACACCAGGGGCATTCAAAGCTGCCACGGGCGTTCCTGAAGCCATAGCCTCTGCGAGCACCATACCCTGCGTTTCTGTTTTTGAGGCGAATGCAAACAAATCCATTGCATCGTAGGCATCGTAAAGCTGCTGCCCAGAGAGCATACCGGTAAAAACAACCCTTCCAGAAACGCCATGGTCTTTTACTTTCTGCTCCATTTGGCTTCTTTGCGGTCCGTCTCCAACAGCGAGGAAACAAGCATCAGGATTATTATTGAGCACTTTAATTACAGAGCTGAGAAGAAAGTCCAGATTTTTCTCCGGAGCAAATCGGCCGATATGCCCCATCAGGAAGCAATCTTCGGATATGCCGTAATTCTTTCTGAAATTCTGACCTCTGCCTGTTTTGAACTGCTGGACTTCAATGCCTGAGGGTATTACGACTATGGGCGTTTTAACCCCCCTGCCAATAAGCATCGATTTTACCGCCCTGCTCGGGGCTATTATCTTGTCGCAAAGGTTTGAATAGCCTTTTGTAACGGAGCGGACGAAGCGTTTTACGCGTTCGGAATCTGCGTTTATATAATGTATGTATCTCTCATACATTGTATGGTATGTAAATACAAGGGGAATCTCTCTTGAAGCAGCGATTCGAAGGGCGGTACTGCCAACGATAAACGGAAAGTGCGAATGAACGATATCGGGCTTGAAATCCTTTATCCTCGAACGTATCTCCCCGGGCAGGGGTATGGTTACGGGGAAGTTGGTATCGTTGAAGTTGTTTATCGCCGAAACCCTGAGTACATCCTGCTCGTCTTCCACAGGCTTATCTGATTTCGGCGCAATCACCAGAACAGAATGTCCCTTCTCCCTGAAATACTGAGCGAAAGACTGGATAGACTTCTCAATACCCCCTACATAAGGGGCATAACTGTTTGTTACCATCAGGATACGCATTAATCATTTATCCTTTCCGCTTTAAACTCCCCTGCTTCCTGCGTCGCTGTTTTCTGCGAGAATCCGGGAATCTTCAGGACAACCTCGGGCGTCTGTCCGTGCCAGTCTGCTTTGAATTCTGCAGAAACTGAATCTTCCTCAAATCGCAGTGTAAGATTTACTGTTCCCCAGAGAGTTGGGGCTGGGCCTATGCTTACCACCTCGCCTGCCTTTGTCCAATCTGGATGAATACCTGCTCCGAGGATGAGCTGATTCTTCGTTTTCTGCTCATAAACCATACAGCTTCTGATGTAGTTCACCCATTCAGCAGCCGCCCAGATGTGCTGGCCGTCTCCCATGCAGCCGCCTTCGGTTCTCGGGTGCACCGCCTCAGGCCACTGCCCTGTAGGCGTAGCAAGCCGGCAAAGAGTGTCAGCGAGCTCAAAATGCCTGCTGTCTCCGGCTCGCATAAGCACCTGGGCAATATGCAGAGTTAGATACGGGTTTATGCCCGAATGCGAAATATCAAGGAAGAAACCGTCCTTTACTCGGCAGTTGTTCATTAAAAATTCTACTGTAGCAAGCAGCTGGGAATCTTCAGGCTCCACAAGCTGGAGCGGATATCCGCATACAATAGATCCCACAGCACCTGCATCAAGACGCCTGTAGGGTGATACCGGAATTGCCCGCTGGTTCAGCTTTGCAGACGCCTTCTCAATGCTTGCATCAATAGCCCTGCGGAGCTTAATAGCCTGATTATTGTATTTCTCTGCTTTGCTTATCATACCAGAGGATTCGACTATCTCCGCAGCACAGTGCAGGCCGGCCAGAGCCCAGAAATCGTCCCAGTAGTAATGGTCGTTCGGGCCGAAATGCTCTGCGCTGAAGCCCGCCGGCAGAAGCCCTGCATGCATTGAGTCTTTATCGGGGTTAGTACATTTCCTGCAGATCCAGTCTGCGGCTTTGCACACCGATTCAAAAATATCAGTGGAAAGCGGTCTGCCTTTCATCTTCCAGTTTCTGTGAATAATCCATATTGCCTGACCGTTAGAATCCCATTCGCCGTCCTGAGAGCGGAAATAGCCCCCTGTTTTCTGCCTTGATGGGTATGAGCCTATAACCGGTTCGGCAAGATGCGAGAGATTCGCACATAAAAGAGCATCCAGAATGAATGAGGCGTCTCTAAACCAGAAGCGTTTGTATGTAAACGGGCCTGGGTAAACATCCTCTCCCACGGTATGAAGTGCAACGCTTCTCAAGGCGGTTTCGTAGAGCCTTTGCTTCTTCTTATCGGGGATAATAATTCTGCATCTGCCTTTAAGCGAATCCTTCCAGGAAAGAGCCTTGCCTGCAGGTTTGTTTCCTTTCGGGGAAGACCTGTCGCCGAAGAAGGTTTGCTTTCTCAGCGGTATATAAAGGTTCATATCGAGCTGCCCGTTCTCATCAGGCTCGAAAACAGCTGCTGCTGTGGCCATGCCAACGCTGCATTTAACCGAGTCTTGAGTTTCAGAAGACTTATCCGCAAGCCTGGCTGAAACATCGCCGTCTGCATATCTCTGCATATAGTTGTTATCAACCCGCCTGTCAAACAGGACAGAGGTTTTATCGTTGATCTGCCATCTGCGGGCTTCATTGTCCAGTTTTACCGTATGCACAAAGCTGATCCCTTCAGGATTGTATGGGCGCAGGGAGACCGCAAGCCTCTCAGATGAGCGAACACGAAGCTTAATATCGCAAACATACTCGCCCTTGCTCTGACGAACCTGAACTGCGGAGATTATCTTGCCCGAATCGAACTCGGTTTTTGTAACAACAGCGAGATTCCCGAAAAAGCAGAGCCTCTGTTTTGTTTTGCCTTCGATTTTGGAGGATGCCTGCACATTGCCGTTTTTATCGACAAGCCAGAAATCCAGAGACCAGCCGTCCCAGTGGGGTGTTACCGTACCTGCAGGGTCTGTAATGGGCAAATAACCGAGCCCTGGAAGGCCTGCTGCTGTCCAGTTGCGATGGGTAAGATTGATGTACGTCAGTGAGAATGCGCTGGGCACGAAAGACTTGTCCGAAGGGTTGAACTGCCTTTGAATCCAGTACGGCCATATCCAGTCTGAATTCTGGGGTATTGCCCTGCTGTTTATAAGCCCGCGTGAATGGAAAACGATATTATCCCTTATCAGCTCTATAGGCCCGGCAACCTCAGAAGGCTGAGAAAACCTCTGAAAATACGACCAAAGAACTACAGGGTCTAAAAAACCGTGTCTTTTTGCTGCATACGATATTAAAAATTTCCATGGAAACCATTTCAACCACATAGAAAACCTTTTGCTTGATTATGTTTTTTTGTATAAGCCATAAGAGCCCTAATCCTCTCAACCATTTTTTATACATTCATAAGGCTCCATTGTTCGCCTTTCTGCTCCTTTTAGACCTAAAAACCTCTCTGAAAAGCAAGTTTGCTCAATCCCGAGAGAACTTGACATATTCATCATATAAGGTTAAGATTCATTTATCAAGCGTTAGGGGCAGTAAAAAAATACAAACAGCCTGTTTTCAGGCTTTATAAAAGGTGAATTATGGAAAAAAAATTAACCTCTGGGCTTGAGGATTATTTGGAGGCCATATACTTAATTCAGGAAAAGGAAGGTTCTGCAAGGGTTAAGCAAATCGCAGGCAGAATGGGAGTTAGAGCGGCCTCGGTAACCGGTGCGCTTCAGTCCTTATCAGCCAAGGGGCTGATACATTACACTCCGTACGAACATATCAGGCTCACTCAGAACGGTCGTAATGAGGCGGTTCGAGTAGAATCGAGACACAGACTTTTGAAGAGATTTTTCGAAGATGTGCTTTGCGTGGAAGAGCAGAAGGCAGAAGAAGCGGCCTGCAAATGCGAACACGAGCTGCATCAGGAGATCTACGACAAGTTCGCATCGCTTATGTATTTCCTTGAAAGCCCTGAAGGAACGAAGCTGGCTGATAAGCTTAAAAGCCGCCTCAACAGCGAAAAGTAAAAGAGACTGCTGAATAAAGAGGAGATGAGAACATAAAAACAAAAATTCGAAACAGCTTCAAAAAACCAGTGTGGTTTGATGAGCTTGATTCTACCAACACCTATCTTAAAGAAAAGATTTCCTCAGGCGCGCTCGCTGACCCTGCCGGCACAGCCGCAGCAGCAAAAAGGCAGCTCAAGGGCAGAGGAAGAAAAGCAAGGATATGGAACTCGGCGGAAGGCGAAAACCTTACCTTTTCTTTTGTATCAAAAATCAGAGAAGAGAGAAAAGATATATCAAGCATAACGCTAACCGCGGGAGTGGCTGTTTGCGAGGTGCTCAGGGAACTGGGAATCGAGCAGGCTGAGATAAAATGGCCGAACGATATCCTATGCGAGGGCAGAAAGATTTGCGGGATTCTCTGCGAAACTGCGGACTGCCAAGGCCAAACTATGGCCGTTTGCGGAATTGGTCTAAACATTAATATGACTCAGCAGCAGCTTGCAAAGATCGATCAGCCTGCCAGCTCAGTATATCTTGAAACCGGCATCTGCTACAGACCGGAAGATTTGATTAACACAATACTCGAAAAAATGAGCTTTTGGTTTGAAATATGGCTTAATGAAGGCTTTGCAGCGGTTAAAAAACGCTGGGAAGAGCTGGCCTTCGGATTAGGCCTTAAGATCGATATTTCCGAAGACGGAGAGATTTTAAAAACGGGACTGTTCAGAGGCATAACCGACCATGGGGCGCTTGTGCTTGAAAGAAAAGATAACAGAATTGAACATATATACACAGGCGATGTAAACTGGAAATTATAGTTTGTATTTTCAGTGCGCAATGTTATTATAGAAAAATTGCTTGTAAAAGATAACAGGAGATAACAAATGAGAAGTGATACAGTAAAAAGCGGTATAGAAAGAGCCCCACACCGCGGCCTGCTCGGTGCATGCGGGATAAAAAGAGAAAATATGGGCAAGCCCTTTATCGCTGTAGCGAACAGCTTTTGCGAGGTTGTACCCGGGCACGTTCATCTGAATCTCGTTGCGAAAATCGTAAAACAGGCGATACGTGATGCTGGCGGAGTTCCGTTCGAATTCAACACAATCGCGGTATGCGACGGAATCGCTATGGGACACAGCGGGATGAAATACTCGCTTGCCTCCAGAGAGATTATCGCTGATTCTGTGGAAACAATGTGCAACGCCCACTGCTTCGACGGGATGGTATGCATACCAAACTGCGATAAGATAGTTCCCGGAATGCTTATGGGCTCGATGCGCGTAAACATTCCCACAATTTTCGTTTCCGGTGGCCCGATGAAGGCAGGCGTTGACAAAAACGGGAACGTGGTTGACCTAATCAGCATATTTGAAGGCGTTGCAAAGAGAAACAAAGACCTGATCACAGATGAAGACCTTGCAGACCTCGAGGCAAACGGGTGTCCGGGCGAGGGGAGCTGTTCAGGTATGTTCACAGCGAACAGTATGAACTGCCTCTGCGAGGCGATAGGCATGGCGCTGCCTGGCAACGGAACTGTTCTTGCGACGGACCCGGAAAGGGAAAAGCTCTATAAACAGGCCGGCAGCCAAATACTCAAACTCCTCAAGAAAGGCCTCAAGCCTCTTGATATCATCAACGAGAAATCTGTCGATAATGCGTTCACTGTAGATATGGCTATGGGCGGTTCTACAAACACTATTCTGCACACCCTCGCTGTTGCCAAAGAGGCAGGAGTTGACTACGACCTTGAAAGAATAAACAGCATAAGCAGAAAATGCCCGAATATCTGCAAGGT is a window encoding:
- a CDS encoding glycosyltransferase, with the protein product MRILMVTNSYAPYVGGIEKSIQSFAQYFREKGHSVLVIAPKSDKPVEDEQDVLRVSAINNFNDTNFPVTIPLPGEIRSRIKDFKPDIVHSHFPFIVGSTALRIAASREIPLVFTYHTMYERYIHYINADSERVKRFVRSVTKGYSNLCDKIIAPSRAVKSMLIGRGVKTPIVVIPSGIEVQQFKTGRGQNFRKNYGISEDCFLMGHIGRFAPEKNLDFLLSSVIKVLNNNPDACFLAVGDGPQRSQMEQKVKDHGVSGRVVFTGMLSGQQLYDAYDAMDLFAFASKTETQGMVLAEAMASGTPVAALNAPGVDDILEDGKNGLMVENENADSFAERIGEFLELPEDEKKAMRKCSEKTAERFSIDACSDSVLQQYSELCSFRKDTLTEKHQARWQNSMELIKAEWDIFRNYVSAAGMMFYTRQGRGKSGE
- the ilvD gene encoding dihydroxy-acid dehydratase gives rise to the protein MRSDTVKSGIERAPHRGLLGACGIKRENMGKPFIAVANSFCEVVPGHVHLNLVAKIVKQAIRDAGGVPFEFNTIAVCDGIAMGHSGMKYSLASREIIADSVETMCNAHCFDGMVCIPNCDKIVPGMLMGSMRVNIPTIFVSGGPMKAGVDKNGNVVDLISIFEGVAKRNKDLITDEDLADLEANGCPGEGSCSGMFTANSMNCLCEAIGMALPGNGTVLATDPEREKLYKQAGSQILKLLKKGLKPLDIINEKSVDNAFTVDMAMGGSTNTILHTLAVAKEAGVDYDLERINSISRKCPNICKVSPSSDWHIQDVNEAGGISAIMKEISKTEGLIHEDCLSVTGKTIGENIAGADIKNQECIHPLEKAYSKTGGLSILTGNLAPNGCVVKTAGVDKSMMKHRGPAVIFESQEEACEGILGGKVKEGDVVIIRYEGPKGGPGMQEMLSPTSYIMGAGLGESVALITDGRFSGGTRGACIGHVSPEAASGGPIGLVEPGDIIDIDIPENSIKIDISEEQMKERRSRWKPREAKIKTGYLAKYAKMAQSADKGAVLEW
- a CDS encoding biotin--[acetyl-CoA-carboxylase] ligase, giving the protein MWFDELDSTNTYLKEKISSGALADPAGTAAAAKRQLKGRGRKARIWNSAEGENLTFSFVSKIREERKDISSITLTAGVAVCEVLRELGIEQAEIKWPNDILCEGRKICGILCETADCQGQTMAVCGIGLNINMTQQQLAKIDQPASSVYLETGICYRPEDLINTILEKMSFWFEIWLNEGFAAVKKRWEELAFGLGLKIDISEDGEILKTGLFRGITDHGALVLERKDNRIEHIYTGDVNWKL
- a CDS encoding metal-dependent transcriptional regulator → MEKKLTSGLEDYLEAIYLIQEKEGSARVKQIAGRMGVRAASVTGALQSLSAKGLIHYTPYEHIRLTQNGRNEAVRVESRHRLLKRFFEDVLCVEEQKAEEAACKCEHELHQEIYDKFASLMYFLESPEGTKLADKLKSRLNSEK
- a CDS encoding bifunctional alpha,alpha-trehalose-phosphate synthase (UDP-forming)/trehalose-phosphatase, whose protein sequence is MSRLVIISNRLPVNVTKQDGKFGYRDSVGGVATGISSLTGHGEKIWFGWPGIPSEALTKKEKKEASETLTERGCYPVFLSTDQIDNFYSGFCNRTIWPLFHYFSELSIYDEAFWQAYKSANQLFCDELVKHVNEDDFIWVHDYQLMLLPEMIREKLPEAQIGFFLHIPFPSFELMRELPRRSELLNGILGADLIGFHEYDYVRHFLSSVYRICGCEHHLSKLQIDNRQIRVDAFPMGIDYEKYASIPEKFRDKPVKDEQPKIILSVDRLDYTKGIPNRLEAYESFLSKYPEYHGKVRLVMIAVPTRTEVEEYASLRETIEKDVGRINGKYSTVDWTPISYMFRSLPFDELSEFYYRGDIGLITPLRDGMNLVAKEFIAAQKNKDHQAVLILSEMAGAASELSESIVINPHHKDQIVDAIKTALDMPQDQRAKRNKMMQGRISRYTVGRWATEFIVSLKEIKKEQSRLRTKYFTRQHQQNAVEEYNNSDKRLILLDYDGTLAPFSRLPEDAMPCQDIIETLKGLCTNEKNTVVVISGRDKDTLSNWLGALPLNLAAEHGAFYKSAGGDWESAINAESNWKEMIKPILELTVDRTPGSLIEEKSSSLVWHFRKSEPDLAKLRTQELKDTLMMMAANLNIGVFEGNKIVEVKPVSVNKGQAAGYWTAKEDWDFIFCAGDDCTDEDMFEAMPEGSVSCKIGKGISAAKYKLNRPQQLREFLKQLK
- a CDS encoding glycoside hydrolase family 15 protein, coding for MQNLDYGIIGNCKSAALVSKQGSIDWCCLPDFDSPSVFAKILDKNIGGSFSLEAADNYQITQKYIDKTNVLATEFSNGEDAFCVYDFMPRYKTEAGFYHCPPEVVRFIRHIKGEPEVMIKCDPRPAYAKDGTVVSKNGEYIKYSTKKGAYESVYLYTDFSFDDVIASKPVKITTNHFLLLGYNQKLFRPDLDWIELEYQRTRVYWMGWVSKTKVYTNYQKEVERSSLVLKLLAYQKTGAILAAATTSLPETIGEVRNWDYRYCWLRDASMTISILTRLGHYNVARRFLRFLLDIIPYKNEKIQIMYPINHRGVLKEKELPWLDGYENSKPVRIGNAAARQKQNDIYGIVLDAIWESLVFFHDSIDNKEDLWTVTRTLARHIKNNWQKLDSGIWEFRTEQKHFTFSKLLCWVGMDRAARIANFFGKSEEANSYIKLREVIKKDILKKGRDPRTNTLTQYYGSQSIDAANLLANEYGFLQASDPTYVNTVLETHKDLCRDGLMYRYKTSDDFGTPKSSFTTCTFWMIKCLFFIGRRKEATENFERVLSYGNHLGLFSEDIDFESKRLLGNFPQGYSHISLIDTALTISESPYWLKNADDFKP